In the genome of uncultured Pseudomonas sp., the window AGCGTTTCATGCTCCACATATACTGGCTCGGGTAGCGGCGTACATACCGCTCAATGACCGTGCTCATCGCCGCCACGGCGGTGGCCGTGTCGCTGCTGTACATCTCTTCCGGCGCCGCTTCCAGGATGACCTTAAAGCCTGAACCGTCCGGCAGACGCAGCGCATGCAGAAACACGCCGCAGGCTTTGCCGCCACTCAGCATGCCCGCGACGAACTTGCTGGTCAGCGCCTCGGTGCCGAGAAAGGGTACAAATACCCCGGAAGACAGGCTTGGCTCTGGGTCGGCCGGGATGCCCACTGCACCGCCTTTACGCACTTCCTTGATCACGCTGAGAATGCCTTCCTTGGTCGACGGCGCGACGCGGTTACCCAGTTGCACGCGCTGTTGACGGAGCAGTTCATCGACGGCCTTAAGCTTCGGCGGGCGGTAGAAAATGATCGGTTTGCACTGCGCACAATAGAAGTGGTTGAGCACTTCCCAGTTGCCCAGATGGCTGGTGATACCGACCACCCCTTTGCCGCTGGCCAAGGCCTGCTGCAGCACCTCCAGACCTTCGACTTCACGCACCAGGCCAATGGATTTCTGCGCCGGCCAGATCCAGGCGCAGGCGCTTTCAGTCAGGGTTCTGCCGATATCCATCAATGACTGACCCAGCAGGCGCTGGTGCGCGGCCTCGTCCAACTCGGGGAAGCACTTGCGCAGGTTGATGCTGGCCACCTCGCGTGAGCCATTGGGCAGCTTCCACATCAGCCAACCAATCGCCGCCCCCACCGCTTGCACGGCGCGCCACGGCAGTAACGCGAACAAGCGCAGAAAACCCACCACCAGGGCACCTTTGAGCGTTTCCACAGGCAACTCCAGCCAATCAAAAGGGGCTTATTGTACCCGGCCACGCCGCTCGGTGTTCAGTCGCGCCGCAATGCCGCATAGCGATCACAGTCGCTGGTGTGGTCCATCACCATGCCGGCGGCCTGCATATAGGCATAGCAGATGGTCGGGCCGACAAAAGTGAAACCGGCCTGCTTCAGTGCCTTGCTCATGGCCTCGGCTTCGGCTGTCACGGCGGGCACCTGAGCGCGTTCGCTGAAGTGATTGATCTTCGGCTGGCCACCGACAAACGACCAAAGCAGCGCCACCGGGTCCTCCAGTTTTAGCCAGGCCTGGGCATTCTGCCGCGCGGCTTTGAGCTTGAGGCGATTGCGGATAATCCCGGCATCCTGCATCAGGGTGTTGTCGATGTACTCATCGCTGAGCGCCGCCAAACGCTGCAGATCAAAGCCAAACAGCACCTCGCGGTAGCGCTCACGCTTCTTTAGCACGGTGATCCACGACAGGCCGGCCTGAAAGCCCTCCAGCAAGAGCAATTCGAACAGCGCCTGCGGGTCGCGCTGCGGCACGCCCCACTCGTGGTCGTGATAGGCGATATACAGAGGATCGTCGGTGCACCAAAAACAGCGCGGCATGCTGGGTTTCCTTGGGTCTCAGGGCTTCATCACGCGTCGATCGAAGCGGCAACAGCCCCTCAGCTTCGGTATACTCGCGGACTTTCTGAAGCCGCCAAAGTACGGGTGATATTTGTGAGCCAG includes:
- a CDS encoding lysophospholipid acyltransferase, with the protein product METLKGALVVGFLRLFALLPWRAVQAVGAAIGWLMWKLPNGSREVASINLRKCFPELDEAAHQRLLGQSLMDIGRTLTESACAWIWPAQKSIGLVREVEGLEVLQQALASGKGVVGITSHLGNWEVLNHFYCAQCKPIIFYRPPKLKAVDELLRQQRVQLGNRVAPSTKEGILSVIKEVRKGGAVGIPADPEPSLSSGVFVPFLGTEALTSKFVAGMLSGGKACGVFLHALRLPDGSGFKVILEAAPEEMYSSDTATAVAAMSTVIERYVRRYPSQYMWSMKRFKKRPAGEAKWY
- a CDS encoding DNA-3-methyladenine glycosylase I, encoding MPRCFWCTDDPLYIAYHDHEWGVPQRDPQALFELLLLEGFQAGLSWITVLKKRERYREVLFGFDLQRLAALSDEYIDNTLMQDAGIIRNRLKLKAARQNAQAWLKLEDPVALLWSFVGGQPKINHFSERAQVPAVTAEAEAMSKALKQAGFTFVGPTICYAYMQAAGMVMDHTSDCDRYAALRRD